A part of Neodiprion pinetum isolate iyNeoPine1 chromosome 4, iyNeoPine1.2, whole genome shotgun sequence genomic DNA contains:
- the LOC124217012 gene encoding transmembrane protein 17B, translated as MWKDTVISASDRIFPGLAYHNRIKEFHDIGNVIKSSLPLQMALYFNTWLFPFWFFISLNLLDQKYHKLSDIYKFITVGVFVIVAVSECIRLYLGYLGNLAEKIPELACFWLISTLIQFPLQMFTLVDGRMLPGRGEHVVNSVMLVFLLTEIITGTIALRNSANHHAKRFYLAQLYEINEKLE; from the exons ATGTGGAAGGATACAGTAATAAGTGCATCAGATAGAATATTTCCAGGTCTCGCTTATCACAATCGAATAAAAGAATTTCATGACATCG GAAACGTGATTAAGTCCAGTTTACCGCTACAAATGGCActgtatttcaatacttggCTATTTCCGTTTTGGTTTTTCATCAGTTTGAATCTTCTCGATCAAAAA taccaTAAACTATCGGAcatttacaaatttataacTGTTGGCGTTTTCGTAATTGTTGCCGTTTCGGAATGCATACGACTGTACCTAGGATACCTCGGAAATTTGGCAGAGAAG ATTCCCGAGTTGGCTTGCTTTTGGCTGATTTCAACACTGATACAATTTCCTCTACAAATGTTTACTCTTGTTGATGGTAGGATGCTGCCAGGTAGAGGAGAACATGTAGTAAACAGCGTTATGTTAGTTTTCCTCCTCACTGAAATAATTACTGGAACAATTGCATTAAGAAATTCGGCCAATCATCATGCAAAAAGATTTTACCTCGCACAACTGTacgaaattaatgaaaaactaGAGTAA
- the LOC138190295 gene encoding uncharacterized protein isoform X1, translating into MNEVLADTGLPDNDRSALTNRNTEGITVTNLTDGETVSYSLALVRGRAPMGCGRITVRNARSGVLEWPVIGGEFRAIAELTRGENTLELEAGGFKRRLGLRHEPRTTRMRVTPVYVICAGHNGRFQGPRGEDCSVESAATRIGLGARLLQTLTAEKLREAGHGRKTFQLERDLDGAECLVMHSMLHVDRARAMTQRHLWELVARELMTGPLASKDRKYLAFLSCTRYRGAPSPRTHEDTLARTEGHAALGGGGLALFGSACLHTWPTCLGQVLPRFLDETIVDTEQFMDDSNYRGTHAGCLATTLGSVLHELGHTFDLGHTREGIMGRGFDYVDRVFVGRAGIDLNRNPIRRDPQHTTVALSRPLSVTVTVQGAFGGGSPRRGRLLSETSRPSPSLSPRPNATPGRLSAPASPELNRSLSRSLTASEPPPQPDRTFWGPSCATLLAYHRWFNEEVDNLPNKGMEIRYDAKRNVVRSRCGVRMMELRESAGEMVVGSRQFPGPRPPIEALVPPPPPHCLVPLTLVAEDSAGNILKYPMPTAF; encoded by the exons ATGAATGAG GTGCTCGCCGACACGGGACTGCCGGACAACGATCGAAGCGCTTTGACGAACCGAAACACGGAGGGTATAACCGTGACAAACTTGACGGACGGTGAGACCGTGAGTTACAGTTTGGCCCTGGTTCGAGGTCGAGCGCCTATGGGATGCGGCCGGATCACGGTGCGAAATGCGAGGAGCGGTGTTTTGGAGTGGCCTGTGATCGGTGGTGAGTTCCGGGCGATAGCGGAGCTCACCAGGGGAGAAAACACCCTGGAGCTCGAGGCCGGGGGATTCAAGCGTCGGTTGGGACTACGACACGAGCCACGTACGACGCGGATGAGAGTTACGCCAGTTTACGTTATATGCGCTGGTCACAACGGCCGGTTCCAGGGGCCCCGAGGCGAGGACTGCTCGGTCGAAAGCGCTGCAACGAGGATCGGTCTCGGGGCCCGTTTGCTGCAGACCCTTACCGCCGAGAAGCTTCGGGAGGCCGGACACGGCCGGAAGACCTTCCAGCTCGAGCGAGACCTCGACGGCGCCGAGTGCCTCGTGATGCACAGCATGCTCCACGTGGACAGGGCGCGCGCAATGACGCAGCGTCACCTCTGGGAGCTTGTTGCGAGGGAGCTGATGACCGGCCCTTTGGCATCCAAGGATCGTAAGTACCTCGCCTTTCTTTCCTGCACCCGCTACCGCGGTGCCCCGAGTCCCAGAACACACGAGGACACGCTGGCCCGCACCGAAGGTCACGCGGCCCTTGGAGGCGGCGGTCTCGCACTCTTCGGATCGGCCTGCCTCCACACCTGGCCCACGTGTCTGGGTCAGGTGCTCCCGCGGTTTCTCGATGAGACGATTGTTGATACCGAGCAGTTCATGGACGACAGCAACTACCGCGGCACTCACGCTGGCTGCCTCGCCACCACCCTGGGGTCGGTGCTCCACGAGCTCGGGCACACTTTTGATCTTGGGCACACACGTGAGGGCATCATGGGGCGTGGGTTCGACTACGTCGACAGAGTATTCGTCGGGCGCGCTGGTATCGACTTAAACCGCAACCCCATCAGACGCGACCCCCAGCATACGACTGTTGCCCTCAGCCGACCCCTCAGCGTCACCGTCACCGTTCAAGGTGCATTCGGCGGCGGCAGCCCTCGCAGGGGTCGACTTTTGTCCGAGACGTCGAGGCCATCGCCTTCCCTCAGTCCCCGACCAAATGCTACACCAGGAAGGCTATCGGCCCCTGCCAGTCCCGAGCTGAACAGATCCCTGTCACGGAGTCTCACAGCGTCCGAACCACCCCCGCAACCCGACAGAACATTTTGGGGGCCTTCATGCGCCACTCTCCTAGCCTATCATCGCTGGTTCAATGAGGAAGTTGACAATTTACCGAACAAGGGAATGGAGATCAGATACGACGCTAAGAG AAATGTGGTGCGGTCGAGATGCGGCGTCCGGATGATGGAGCTCAGGGAATCCGCGGGCGAGATGGTCGTCGGCTCTCGACAGTTTCCGGGCCCTCGCCCCCCAATTGAAGCCCTGGTTCCGCCACCCCCACCGCATTGCCTCGTCCCGCTGACTCTCGTCGCTGAAGACTCAGCCGGTAACATCCTGAAGTACCCAATGCCCACGGCCTTTTAG
- the LOC124217002 gene encoding glycolipid transfer protein isoform X2 — protein MQTPRRHWCEYKFGKLFAPVKYDMQGNIDKLNTKYVADKEKHSTLHDMILLEKISGKTIIATDALLWLRRGLHMIQVFFEKIIEDHKTGKASDDLVALLKKAYKEALEPYHGWMAQQLFGLLSRTVPTRSQLLHALANEQRNKDDLIIQELDVFLVILKENLQNLLTFYIEHNLENGAKV, from the exons ATGCAAACACCGAGGCGGCATTGGTGCGAAT ATAAATTTGGAAAGCTCTTTGCACCGGTCAAATATGACATGCAGGGAAACATTGAC AAATTGAACACAAAGTATGTGGCTGACAAAGAGAAACACTCGACGTTGCATGACATGAtcttgttggaaaaaatttcagggaaaACTATAATCGCCACAGATGCTCTCCTCTGGCTGCGAAG AGGCCTCCACATGATCCAGGTGTTCTTTGAAAAGATTATTGAGGATCACAAAACTGGAAAAGCTAGCGATGATCTGGTTGCACTTCTGAAAAAAGCTTACAAAGAAGCCCTGGAACCATATCACGGATGGATGGCACAGCAGCTGTTTGGA ctgttatcAAGGACGGTACCGACACGATCCCAACTACTGCACGCCCTTGCTAATGAGCAGAGGAATAAAGATGACTTGATAATACAAGAGCTAGACGTGTTTTTGGtcattttgaaagaaaatttgcaaaatctgCTCACCTTTTACATCGAGCACAACCTAGAAAATGGTGCAAAAGTATAA
- the LOC124217010 gene encoding uncharacterized protein codes for MKMVENVVILNNEDFDSNDKFVWDRSMTLALIQEYKRFQQNFKDPSLKKKLIWKNMAACLHARGYTNVTDDACDKKWRNLKKTFKDIYTGQRRKNNGKWAYYDVLEDVLGKDPKILNALIEHTVVDNSPAIPKHPVVHKYKTADGQNVHVKVVDVGEITHLLDGQEACELTDAVEDTEDENSSVEIVCGEYSGDQQIGIEVDQNQQQPPLWFAYFLTEYREREQRHLKLLQSMHEDILAMENKKVTLLEKLLDKFNSSTNQNAQSNNSHIPNVNIMCEDGSNL; via the exons ATGAAAATGGTCGAGAACGTTGTCATTTTAAACAATGAGGACTTCGATTCTAATG ACAAATTTGTATGGGACAGATCTATGACTTTAGCTTTGATTCAGGAGTACAAACGATTTCAACAGAATTTCAAGGATCCAAgcttaaagaaaaaattgatatggAAGAACATGGCTGCTTGCCTTCATGCCCGAGGCTACACCAATGTTACGGATGACGCGTGTGACAAGAAAtggcgaaatttgaaaaagactTTTAAGGACATATATACAGGCCAGCGTCgcaaaaataatggaaaatgGGCGTATTATGATGTATTAGAAGACGTGTTGGGGAAAGACCCAAAGATATTAAATGCTTTGATCGAGCATACTGTAGTTGATAATTCACCAGCAATACCTAAACACCCCGTTGTCCACAAGTACAAAACTGCAG atggCCAAAATGTACATGTTAAAGTTGTAGACGTAGGAGAAATCACCCACTTGCTAGATGGGCAAGAAGCATGTGAATTAACAGATGCAGTTGAGGATACAGAAGATGAGAATAGCTCGGTAGAGATTGTTTGTGGAGAGTACAGTGGGGATCAGCAGATAGGAATAGAAGTTGATCAAAATCAGCAACAGCCACCACTCTGGTTTGCTTATTTTTTGACAGAGTACAGAGAACGTGAGCAGAGGCATTTAAAATTGCTGCAAAGCATGCACGAGGATATTCTTGctatggaaaataaaaaggtCACACTGCTGGAAAAACTACTTGATAAGTTCAATTCTTCCACTAATCAGAATGCGCAAAGTAATAATTCACATATCccaaatgtaaatattatgtGCGAAGATGGTAgcaatttataa
- the LOC124217007 gene encoding uncharacterized protein, whose product MADNVLSLDDIIKKSKISAMKGRGSRRGINRGTLRTNVSSRGRGGPVIADARFKIIQKNREKLTDARDKLAQIAKQSDARLKLDKLRATHLKTVDLPLSGISRQTGLNGRITLTTNKLHNKTMHPIPATNYLAPGSRAMEYRAPPMVETSYADDMEMNFNDDYMMDSTPLRRTVNNEYVPVPPPPPPSFNLSPTNEYTWVKLPGSSLGRMGSSRPVEVQRPRDFKIVARTSMGKPMVTSKSDWSFGSKARTILTEDTINDRYLDIRGRRDVGVKSRLDSLPNKPRTMGILSRPKSSSNSTSVTTGYRIVVSNLQANVTQEDIKELFEDVGELLVSRLVRPGTAEVIYKTLKDATKAVETYHNRQLDGHPMKCLLVNPRPKNNPTGPAVRPLPETRRSASSSYVQPSLGAVHRALFDD is encoded by the exons ATGGCCGATAATGTGCTTAGTTTAGATGACATCATCAAGAAATCCAAAATTTCAGCAATGAAAGGCCGCGG GTCGAGAAGAGGCATCAACCGAGGTACTCTACGAACTAACGTATCTTCGAGAGGTCGAGGAGGGCCGGTCATTGCGGATGCTAGATTCAAAATCATCCAAAAGAATCGTGAGAAACTCACTGATGCTCGAGATAAACTAGCTCAAATAGCCAAGCAGTCTGATGCCAGGTTGAAGTTGGACAAATTACGTGCCACTCATTTGAAAACTGTCGATTTACCTCTCAGTGGAATTTCTCGTCAAACGGGCCTCAATGGTCGAATTACATTGACGACCAATAAGCTTCATAATAAAACCATGCACCCGATTCCGGCTACAAACTATTTGGCGCCAGGTTCTAGAGCTATGGAATACAGGGCACCGCCCATGGTCGAAACTTCATACGCTGATGATATGGAAATGAACTTCAATGATG ATTACATGATGGATTCAACACCTCTAAGGCGGACTGTCAACAATGAATATGTGCCTGTGCCACCTCCACCACCACCTTCATTCAACTTATCCCCGACCAATGAATACACTTGGGTGAAGCTGCCTGGTAGTAGTCTTGGAAGGATGGGTTCTTCTAGGCCAGTTGAGGTTCAGAGACCACGTGACTTTAAAATTGTGGCTCGTACTTCAATG GGTAAACCAATGGTTACTTCAAAGAGCGATTGGAGTTTTGGATCAAAAGCAAG AACCATATTGACTGAAGATACTATAAATGACAGATACCTGGACATCAGGGGTCGTAGAGACGTTGGTGTTAAATCGCGACTGGATTCATTACCAAATAAACCTCGAACCATGGGTATTTTATCTCGTCCAAAGTCTAGCTCAAATTCGACGTCAGTAACGACTGGTTATCGAATCGTTGTATCAAATCTCCAGGCCAATGTAACTCAGGAGGATATAAAG GAACTGTTCGAGGACGTCGGAGAATTGTTGGTGTCCAGGTTAGTGCGCCCAGGCACAGCTGAGGTGATTTACAAGACATTAAAAGATGCAACGAAAGCGGTGGAAACTTATCACAATCGGCAACTGGATGGACATCCTATGAAATGTTTATTAGTTAATCCACGACCAAAAAATAATCCAACTGGTCCAGCAGTTAGGCCATTGCCCGA AACAAGACGGAGTGCGAGTTCAAGTTATGTGCAGCCTAGTCTTGGCGCAGTCCATCGTGCACTATTTGATGACTGA
- the LOC124217002 gene encoding glycolipid transfer protein isoform X1: MASSTSGTQQRTTDATADDNFVKFPPVIDGKINTAEFLAAAQGVVRIVDKFGKLFAPVKYDMQGNIDKLNTKYVADKEKHSTLHDMILLEKISGKTIIATDALLWLRRGLHMIQVFFEKIIEDHKTGKASDDLVALLKKAYKEALEPYHGWMAQQLFGLLSRTVPTRSQLLHALANEQRNKDDLIIQELDVFLVILKENLQNLLTFYIEHNLENGAKV, from the exons ATGGCTTCATCGACCTCCGGGACTCAACAACGCACCACTGACGCCACAGCCGACGataatttcgttaaattccCTCCCGTTATCGACGGGAAAATAAACACCGCGGAGTTCTTAGCTGCTGCGCAGGGCGTTGTGCGAATCGTCG ATAAATTTGGAAAGCTCTTTGCACCGGTCAAATATGACATGCAGGGAAACATTGAC AAATTGAACACAAAGTATGTGGCTGACAAAGAGAAACACTCGACGTTGCATGACATGAtcttgttggaaaaaatttcagggaaaACTATAATCGCCACAGATGCTCTCCTCTGGCTGCGAAG AGGCCTCCACATGATCCAGGTGTTCTTTGAAAAGATTATTGAGGATCACAAAACTGGAAAAGCTAGCGATGATCTGGTTGCACTTCTGAAAAAAGCTTACAAAGAAGCCCTGGAACCATATCACGGATGGATGGCACAGCAGCTGTTTGGA ctgttatcAAGGACGGTACCGACACGATCCCAACTACTGCACGCCCTTGCTAATGAGCAGAGGAATAAAGATGACTTGATAATACAAGAGCTAGACGTGTTTTTGGtcattttgaaagaaaatttgcaaaatctgCTCACCTTTTACATCGAGCACAACCTAGAAAATGGTGCAAAAGTATAA
- the LOC138190295 gene encoding uncharacterized protein isoform X2, whose protein sequence is MVLADTGLPDNDRSALTNRNTEGITVTNLTDGETVSYSLALVRGRAPMGCGRITVRNARSGVLEWPVIGGEFRAIAELTRGENTLELEAGGFKRRLGLRHEPRTTRMRVTPVYVICAGHNGRFQGPRGEDCSVESAATRIGLGARLLQTLTAEKLREAGHGRKTFQLERDLDGAECLVMHSMLHVDRARAMTQRHLWELVARELMTGPLASKDRKYLAFLSCTRYRGAPSPRTHEDTLARTEGHAALGGGGLALFGSACLHTWPTCLGQVLPRFLDETIVDTEQFMDDSNYRGTHAGCLATTLGSVLHELGHTFDLGHTREGIMGRGFDYVDRVFVGRAGIDLNRNPIRRDPQHTTVALSRPLSVTVTVQGAFGGGSPRRGRLLSETSRPSPSLSPRPNATPGRLSAPASPELNRSLSRSLTASEPPPQPDRTFWGPSCATLLAYHRWFNEEVDNLPNKGMEIRYDAKRNVVRSRCGVRMMELRESAGEMVVGSRQFPGPRPPIEALVPPPPPHCLVPLTLVAEDSAGNILKYPMPTAF, encoded by the exons ATG GTGCTCGCCGACACGGGACTGCCGGACAACGATCGAAGCGCTTTGACGAACCGAAACACGGAGGGTATAACCGTGACAAACTTGACGGACGGTGAGACCGTGAGTTACAGTTTGGCCCTGGTTCGAGGTCGAGCGCCTATGGGATGCGGCCGGATCACGGTGCGAAATGCGAGGAGCGGTGTTTTGGAGTGGCCTGTGATCGGTGGTGAGTTCCGGGCGATAGCGGAGCTCACCAGGGGAGAAAACACCCTGGAGCTCGAGGCCGGGGGATTCAAGCGTCGGTTGGGACTACGACACGAGCCACGTACGACGCGGATGAGAGTTACGCCAGTTTACGTTATATGCGCTGGTCACAACGGCCGGTTCCAGGGGCCCCGAGGCGAGGACTGCTCGGTCGAAAGCGCTGCAACGAGGATCGGTCTCGGGGCCCGTTTGCTGCAGACCCTTACCGCCGAGAAGCTTCGGGAGGCCGGACACGGCCGGAAGACCTTCCAGCTCGAGCGAGACCTCGACGGCGCCGAGTGCCTCGTGATGCACAGCATGCTCCACGTGGACAGGGCGCGCGCAATGACGCAGCGTCACCTCTGGGAGCTTGTTGCGAGGGAGCTGATGACCGGCCCTTTGGCATCCAAGGATCGTAAGTACCTCGCCTTTCTTTCCTGCACCCGCTACCGCGGTGCCCCGAGTCCCAGAACACACGAGGACACGCTGGCCCGCACCGAAGGTCACGCGGCCCTTGGAGGCGGCGGTCTCGCACTCTTCGGATCGGCCTGCCTCCACACCTGGCCCACGTGTCTGGGTCAGGTGCTCCCGCGGTTTCTCGATGAGACGATTGTTGATACCGAGCAGTTCATGGACGACAGCAACTACCGCGGCACTCACGCTGGCTGCCTCGCCACCACCCTGGGGTCGGTGCTCCACGAGCTCGGGCACACTTTTGATCTTGGGCACACACGTGAGGGCATCATGGGGCGTGGGTTCGACTACGTCGACAGAGTATTCGTCGGGCGCGCTGGTATCGACTTAAACCGCAACCCCATCAGACGCGACCCCCAGCATACGACTGTTGCCCTCAGCCGACCCCTCAGCGTCACCGTCACCGTTCAAGGTGCATTCGGCGGCGGCAGCCCTCGCAGGGGTCGACTTTTGTCCGAGACGTCGAGGCCATCGCCTTCCCTCAGTCCCCGACCAAATGCTACACCAGGAAGGCTATCGGCCCCTGCCAGTCCCGAGCTGAACAGATCCCTGTCACGGAGTCTCACAGCGTCCGAACCACCCCCGCAACCCGACAGAACATTTTGGGGGCCTTCATGCGCCACTCTCCTAGCCTATCATCGCTGGTTCAATGAGGAAGTTGACAATTTACCGAACAAGGGAATGGAGATCAGATACGACGCTAAGAG AAATGTGGTGCGGTCGAGATGCGGCGTCCGGATGATGGAGCTCAGGGAATCCGCGGGCGAGATGGTCGTCGGCTCTCGACAGTTTCCGGGCCCTCGCCCCCCAATTGAAGCCCTGGTTCCGCCACCCCCACCGCATTGCCTCGTCCCGCTGACTCTCGTCGCTGAAGACTCAGCCGGTAACATCCTGAAGTACCCAATGCCCACGGCCTTTTAG
- the LOC124217001 gene encoding tRNA (uracil-5-)-methyltransferase homolog A translates to MSNENTRESTVAVKYVEDQKNPYAYLDRADFTSEKFKIEVRGLPKYYGISEFKRLLTERLELRLSKVKPPKRGSGWVYVCFRNEEDRKKAIAAINGLSWKNSKLTAQSAKPAPDPFVKRKMEREEDSSKKKKKDDDADAIPPAERIKMSTTPLWDMPYDDQLKLKENEIKSVLKKLGQQMSKENSDLTDWIESQKGLHQGLLCDVQPILRADMIDGYRNKCEFTIGKSEMSGTVTIGFRLSSYAAGCTAVGPVEDLKHIPQRMIDAVKVFEGFVRKSKLDVFDPVNHSGYWRQVTARTSRSDQLMLIVTIHPQDLNQGQLIQLKAEIREFFNSDEGAKANVTSLYFQTITRRDVGGEGGIILDHLSGTEYIQEELLGMKFRVSPRAFFQINTLGAEVLYKAAIDLAQPTLDTTVLDVCCGTGTIGISFSKYCGEVLGLEMIDDAIKDAKQNTLTNGITNCEFFVGKAEDILSPVIQRATKHNLIAIVDPPRAGLHQRALITLRKAKRLHKLVYISCDPKAAIKNLIDLARPTSKQYQGEPLIPIKAVPVDMFPYTKHCELVIYLERFSKAKAAGNQTG, encoded by the exons ATGAGCAACGAAAATACACGTGAATCAACGGTCGCTGTGAAATATGTCGAAGACCAGAAAAATCCTTACGCATATTTGGACAGAGCTGACTTTACTTCGGAAAAATTTAAGATAGAAGTACGCGGTCTCCCGAAGTATTACGGTATTAGCGAATTCAAGAGGCTCTTAACTGAAAGGCTGGAGTTACGTTTAAGTAAAGTGAAGCCACCGAAGCGAGGCAGTGGTTGGGTGTACGTCTGTTTTCGCAACGAGGAGGACCGTAAAAAAGCCATCGCTGCCATAAATGGACTATCTTGGAAAAACTCCAAGCTCACAGCCCAG TCAGCGAAACCTGCTCCAGATCCATTTGTCAAACGGAAAATGGAAAGAGAGGAAGATTCaagcaagaagaaaaaaaaagatgatgaCGCCGACGCAATTCCACCAGCTGAGAGAATTAAAATGAGTACTACACCTTTGTGGGATATGCCTTATGACGATCAG CTGAAGTTAAAAGAGAATGAGATAAAGTCCGTGCTGAAAAAATTGGGGCAACAGATGAGTAAGGAAAACAGTGATCTCACTGATTGGATTGAGTCGCAAAAGGGATTACACCAAGGATTATTGTGCGACGTACAACCGATACTTAGAGCAGATATGATAGATGGTTACAGGAACAAGTGTGAGTTTACAATTG GAAAAAGTGAAATGAGTGGCACTGTTACAATCGGATTCAGATTATCCAGTTACGCAGCAGGATGCACCGCAGTCGGTCCTGTTGAAGATCTTAAACACATTCCTCAACGAATGATTGATGCTGTTAAA GTATTTGAGGGATTTgttagaaaatcaaaattggaTGTATTTGATCCAGTAAATCACAGTGGCTACTGGAGACAAGTTACTGCACGAACTTCACGATCAGACCAATTAATGCTGATTGTAACGATACATCCTCAAGATCTAAACCAAGGTCAATTAATCCAACTGAAAGCCGAAATTCGGGAATTTTTTAACAGCGATGAAGGTGCCAAAGCAAATGTCACTTCACTTTATTTCCAAACAATTACAAGAAG AGATGTGGGTGGTGAAGGCGGTATCATCTTAGATCATTTGAGCGGAACAGAATACATACAAGAAGAACTACTAGGCATGAAGTTTAGAGTATCTCCAAGAGcttttttccaaatcaataCCTTGGGGGCCGAGGTACTGTATAAAGCAGCCATTGATCTCGCCCAGCCAACATTGGATACTACGGTTCTAGACGTTTGTTGTGGCACAGGAACTATTggcatttcattttcaaaa taCTGCGGTGAAGTCTTGGGTTTGGAAATGATAGATGATGCAATAAAAGACGCTAAACAAAATACTTTGACAAATGGCAtaacaaattgtgaatttttcgttGGCAAAGCGGAAGATATTTTGTCACCGGTTATTCAACGTGCAACTAAACATAATCTCATTGCCATAGTTGATCCACCACGAGCTGGTCTCC ATCAACGAGCCTTGATAACTTTACGAAAGGCAAAAAGACTGCATAAATTAGTATACATTTCATGCGATCCAAAAGCTGCGATTAAAAATCTAATAGATCTAGCACGACCAACATCAAAGCAATATCAGGGTGAGCCGTTGATTCCAATTAAAGCTGTGCCGGTTGACATGTTCCCATATACTAAACATTGCGAACTTGTAATTTACTTAGAAAGGTTCTCCAAAGCAAAAGCAGCTGGCAATCAAACGGGATGA